A region of the Agromyces sp. CF514 genome:
CTGACGGTTGCACAGCTCAAGCAGCTGCGCAACAGCATCCGTCAGGACGCGAGCTACGCCGTGGTGAAGAACACGCTGACCAAGATCGCCGCGAACAACGCGGGGATCACGACGCTGGACGACGACCTCACCGGTCCGTCCGCCGTCGCCTTCGTGCACGGCGACTTCGTCGCCACCGCCAAGGCCGTTCGTGACTTCGCCAAGGCAAACCCGAATCTTGTGATCAAGGGCGGCGTCTTCGAGGGCAAGACCCTCAACGCCGACGAGGTCAACAAGTACGCCTCGCTCGAGAGCCGTGAGGTTCTGCTTGCGAAGGCAGCGGGAATGATGAAGGCGACGATGGGCAAGGCTGCCGCCACCATCGACGCGCTTCGCGAAAAGCTGGAGACCGCCGAGGCCGCGTAAGCGCCCGACGTTCTCGTTCTACAAACCCCATTTATTAGGAGATACATCATGGCGAAGCTCACCACCGAAGAGCTGCTCGAGCAGTTTGCCGGCCTGACGCTTGTCGAGCTCAGCGAGTTCGTGAAGGCGTTCGAGGAGAAGTTCGAAGTCACCGCTGCTGCTCCCGTCGCCGTTGCCGGCGGCGCTGGCGCTGCTGCTGAAGAGGTTGAGGAGAAGGACTCCTTCGACGTCATCCTCGAGGCTGCCGGCGACAAGAAGATCCAGGTCATCAAGACCGTCCGCGAGCTCACCTCGCTCGGCCTCGGCGAGGCCAAGGCCGTCGTCGACGGTGCTCCCAAGGCCGTGCTCGAGGGCGCGAACAAGGAGACCGCCGAGAAGGCCAAGGAGGCCCTCGAGGCTGCTGGCGCCACCGTCACCCTCAAGTAATCCCGTGCGCCGGTTCTCGGCGCTCGCGGCTTGAGGTGACCTGCGTCACCAAGCACACGGATGCCCCGTGGCTCGTCATGAGCCACGGGGCATCCGTCGTCTGCGGCGCCGTCGTCCGCGACCCCGTGTCTGGCCGGCGAATCGGTCGCGCGAACCCAATTGCATAGCTTGGCTATGTATACTCGGATGGTGACCTCAGAACTGCGCACCGTGCTCGGAGACCTCGTCTCCGTGAACAACCGACTCACCCGACTCGCGGCATCCGTCAGCGGCAATGCCGAATCGCCCGCGATCTGGCGCACGATCGTCGTGCTGCGCGACCTCGGCCCCATGCGGCTCGGCGAGCTCGCGCGGGTCAGCAGGGTGAGCCAGCCCACCATGACCAAGCTCGTGCACACGCTCGACGAGCGCGGATGGATCCGGCGCATCGCCGACGTCGACGACGCGCGAGCCTGGCTCATCTCGGCCGACCCGAAGGGCCTCGCCGCCCTCGCGGCCTGGCGCGACGAGATCACCGCGGCCCTCGAGCCCACGTTCGACGACCTCACCGACGACGAGCTGCAGACGCTCGCGGACTCGGTCGAGATCGTGCGCTCGCGGCTCGAGCGTGCGCGCGAGGCGCTCCGCGAGGGGAAGTCGGCATGAGCGCGCAGACCGGCACCGTTCCCGCCGTCGCGCCCACCCCGGCTCCGCCCGCCGCCTCGAAGCACGGCGGCCACGCGGCATCCGGCTCGATCCTGAAGCAGCCGAAGGCGGTCTGGGCCGTCGCGTTCGCGAGTGTCATCGCCTTCATGGGCATCGGCCTCGTCGACCCGATCCTGCCGGCGATCGCCGAGAGCCTGCAGGCGACGCCGACCGAGACCGAGATGCTCTTCACGAGCTACCTGCTCGTCACGGGGTTCGCGATGCTCGGCACGAGCTGGATCTCGAGCCGCATCGGCGCGAAGAAGACCCTGCTCATCGGGTTGGCCATCATCGTCGTGTTCGCGGCCGCGGCCGGCCTCGCGCAGGACGTCGAGTCGATCATCGGCTTCCGCGCCGGTTGGGGTCTCGGCAACGCGCTGTTCATCTCGACCGCGCTCGCGACGATCGTCGGCGCGGCCTCGGGCGGCACCGGCTCGGCGATCATCCTCTACGAGGCCGCCCTCGGACTCGGCATCGCCATCGGCCCGCTGCTCGGCGGCCTGCTCGGCCACCTCAGCTGGCGCGGCCCGTTCTTCGGCACGGCAGCGCTCATGGCGATCGGCTTCATCGCGATCCTCGTGCTGCTCAAGCGCGATCCGGATGCGGCCAAGCCCGAGCCGACGCGACTGTCGGCGCCGATCAGGGCGCTTCGCCGGCCGGCGCTCGCAGTGCTCGCCGCCGCGGCGCTGTTCTACAACATCGGCTTCTTCGTGCTGCTGGCGTACTCGCCGTTCCCGCTCGGCTTCGACGCGCTCGGCCTGGGCTTCACGTTCTTCGGCTGGGGCGTCGCCCTCGCGATCACCTCGGTCTTCGTCGCGCCACTGCTCACCGCACGGATGCCGCGCACCCGCGTGCTGTGGATCGCACTGCCCCTGCTGGCGGCCGTGCTCGCCGCGGCGGGCCTGTCGATCGAATCGCCGGCGTGGCTCGTGGTCTGGATCGTCGTCGGCGGGCTCGTGCTCGGTGTGCTGAACACCGTGCTCACCGAGTGCGTCATGGAGGCCACCGACCTGCAGCGCTCGGTCGCGTCGAGCGCGTACTCGTCGGTGCGGTTCCTCGGCGGTGCCGTCGCGCCGCCCGCCGCGGCCGAGCTCGCACGCCTCATCTCGCCCGAGGCGCCGTACTACGCCGCCGCCGGGTCGGTGGTCGTGGCCGCGCTCATCGTGGTGCTCGGCCACCGCGCGCTGCGTCGCGTCGACGGCGAGCCCGAGTCGGCGCAGGTCGAGGCCGAGGCGATCACCGTCGGCGACGCCGCCTGAGCGGCCCGCGCCGGTCGTCGCCGGCGCGGGCCGACGGCATCGCGGTCGTGTGCGCGTCAGTCGTGCTCGCTCCGCACCAGGAGTTCCAGCAGGCCGGCGTAGGTCCGGGGTCCGGGCACGCCGTCGATCGCACCCGTGTAGCCGCCGCGCTGCGCGATGCGCTGCAGGGCCTTCCACGTGTTCGGTCCGGGCACGCCGTCGATCGGCCCGGCGTAGCCCGCGCCCGTGAGCACCGTCTGCACGCCGCGCCAGGAGTTGGGGCCGAGCACGCCGTCGTACGGTCCGAAGTAGCCGCCGAGGCGTCCGAGCACCTGGAGGGCCGCGTTCGTGTCGTGGCCCGGGACGCCGTCGATGTGGCCCGCGTAGCCGAACCACGTCAGCACGGTCTGCACGCCCTTCCACGAGTTCGGCCCCATGACGCCGTCGTTCGGGCCGGTGTACCCGCCCTTCGCGGCGAGGCGCTGCAGTGCGTCCCAGGTCGCCGGGCCCGGCGTGCCGTCGAGATGGCCGGCGTACGCGTAGCCCTTCGCCACCTGTTGCAGGCCCTTCCAGGTGTTCGGGCCCGGAACGCCGTCGTTCGGGCCGGTGTACCCGCCGGCGTGGGCGATCCGCTGCAGGGTCGACCCGTCGGTCGCGGTGATGATGTCGGTGCCCGTGGCCATGATGCTCCCTCGATTCCCGCCCCGACCCGGGGCGTTCGCTGCGCACGATACGACCGGCGGGCGTTCGCCGCGTGAGGGTGCACCCTGAGACGTGCCGTGCGGCCGCCGGCCGGGATCAGCCGCCGGCGCGAGCCGTGCTGCCGCGCACGACCAGTCGCGTCGGCATGGGCGCGCCCGAGTCGGGCAGCGGATCGGCTGCGACGCCCGGATCGCCCCCGAGCATGCGCAGCGCGACCTCGACCGCGAGCCGCCCCTGATCCGACGGCGACTGCGCGATCGTCGTGAGGTCGAAGAGCTCGGAGTGCTCGTGGTCGTCGACGCCGATGACCGAGAGCTCCCGCGGGATCGACAACCCGAGCCGTTCGGCCGCGCGGATCACGCCGAAGGCCATCTCGTCGGATGCCGCGAACACCGCGGTCGGCCGGTGCGCGGGGTGCCCCAGCAGCTGGAGCGCCGCGGCGAACCCGCCCGGCATGCTCATCTCCGCCTCGACCAGCATCGTGCCGGAGTCGTCGTCGAGATCGTCGAGACCGTCGGCGCCGTCGACGACCTCGCCCGACCGCAGGGGCAGGCCCGCGGCATCCGTCGCATCGAGGAACCCGGCCGCGCGTTGCCCCTGCACGCTGTGCGGGAGTTCGGCGGCGCCCGTGCCGGCGAGATGCGCGATGCGCCTGTGGCCGAGGTGCATCAGGTGGGAGGCCGCGAGCACGCCGACCCCGAAGTCGTCGATCGACAGGCGCGCCGTCACCTCGCCGCTGCCGCCGATGCACACCACGGGCTTCTCGCGGCGTTCGAGCCCGCGGATCTCGCCCGAGGTCAGGTCGACGCCGA
Encoded here:
- the rplL gene encoding 50S ribosomal protein L7/L12, which translates into the protein MAKLTTEELLEQFAGLTLVELSEFVKAFEEKFEVTAAAPVAVAGGAGAAAEEVEEKDSFDVILEAAGDKKIQVIKTVRELTSLGLGEAKAVVDGAPKAVLEGANKETAEKAKEALEAAGATVTLK
- the rplJ gene encoding 50S ribosomal protein L10: MANKEASVAELTNLFESSAAVLLTEYRGLTVAQLKQLRNSIRQDASYAVVKNTLTKIAANNAGITTLDDDLTGPSAVAFVHGDFVATAKAVRDFAKANPNLVIKGGVFEGKTLNADEVNKYASLESREVLLAKAAGMMKATMGKAAATIDALREKLETAEAA
- a CDS encoding peptidoglycan-binding protein, translating into MATGTDIITATDGSTLQRIAHAGGYTGPNDGVPGPNTWKGLQQVAKGYAYAGHLDGTPGPATWDALQRLAAKGGYTGPNDGVMGPNSWKGVQTVLTWFGYAGHIDGVPGHDTNAALQVLGRLGGYFGPYDGVLGPNSWRGVQTVLTGAGYAGPIDGVPGPNTWKALQRIAQRGGYTGAIDGVPGPRTYAGLLELLVRSEHD
- a CDS encoding MarR family winged helix-turn-helix transcriptional regulator, with translation MTSELRTVLGDLVSVNNRLTRLAASVSGNAESPAIWRTIVVLRDLGPMRLGELARVSRVSQPTMTKLVHTLDERGWIRRIADVDDARAWLISADPKGLAALAAWRDEITAALEPTFDDLTDDELQTLADSVEIVRSRLERAREALREGKSA
- a CDS encoding LacI family DNA-binding transcriptional regulator produces the protein MPAIGDVARLAGVSKATASRALSGRGHVADETRRRVQLAASEIGYIASPDAASLVTGRTKNIGVVIPFVNRWFFGTVLDGIERTLLAAGYDLTLYNLPRSGPERSRVFDFFLARKRVDAVIVIGVDLTSGEIRGLERREKPVVCIGGSGEVTARLSIDDFGVGVLAASHLMHLGHRRIAHLAGTGAAELPHSVQGQRAAGFLDATDAAGLPLRSGEVVDGADGLDDLDDDSGTMLVEAEMSMPGGFAAALQLLGHPAHRPTAVFAASDEMAFGVIRAAERLGLSIPRELSVIGVDDHEHSELFDLTTIAQSPSDQGRLAVEVALRMLGGDPGVAADPLPDSGAPMPTRLVVRGSTARAGG
- a CDS encoding MFS transporter, with product MSAQTGTVPAVAPTPAPPAASKHGGHAASGSILKQPKAVWAVAFASVIAFMGIGLVDPILPAIAESLQATPTETEMLFTSYLLVTGFAMLGTSWISSRIGAKKTLLIGLAIIVVFAAAAGLAQDVESIIGFRAGWGLGNALFISTALATIVGAASGGTGSAIILYEAALGLGIAIGPLLGGLLGHLSWRGPFFGTAALMAIGFIAILVLLKRDPDAAKPEPTRLSAPIRALRRPALAVLAAAALFYNIGFFVLLAYSPFPLGFDALGLGFTFFGWGVALAITSVFVAPLLTARMPRTRVLWIALPLLAAVLAAAGLSIESPAWLVVWIVVGGLVLGVLNTVLTECVMEATDLQRSVASSAYSSVRFLGGAVAPPAAAELARLISPEAPYYAAAGSVVVAALIVVLGHRALRRVDGEPESAQVEAEAITVGDAA